From the genome of Papaver somniferum cultivar HN1 chromosome 2, ASM357369v1, whole genome shotgun sequence, one region includes:
- the LOC113351707 gene encoding protein NRT1/ PTR FAMILY 4.5-like — translation MVGVNKVALDLTKLAENKEEAAIPDSIPAHQQCNTKRGGFRAASFVFVLTGLENMGFVANMASLVIYFMAVMFFDLSGAATTLTNFMGSTFLLALLGGFISDTFLTRFSTCLLFGLIELLGLMVMTFQAHYRKLQPKPCLDHPCIKGNSSLMFYASLCLYALGAGGVRGALPALGGDQFDPNDPKEKKSLATYFNWLILSVTVGASFGVTFIVDVSTKKSWALGFLLCLVTALAGFVVVAAGKPFYRIQKFGDSPIIRITQVIVIATRNRSLPLTSDANELHEINTKETAFNDEKIPHTNQFRCLDKAAIPPKDSDIISNPWRVCTVTQVEEVKILARMLPILASTIIMNTCLAQLQTISVQQGIIMDLHLGSFVVPAPSIPVIPLVFMSILIPLYEFIFVPFARKITKHPSGITQLQRVGVGLVLSAVSMAVAAIVEVKRRNQAIHNPLKPISLFWLSFQYGIFGIADMFTLVGLLEFFYKEAPAGMRSLSTSFTWLSLSIGYFLSSVLVEIINAVTKHFTKRKEGWLFGLDLNKCNADLFYWFLAILSCLNFASYLYWSSWYKYKTVDGSVADADTTLFEPKVVEDSKNGSSELNKEKPNATAEDFEAKKANGVTSGSNTASTVKDKEDKHDK, via the exons ATGGTAGGAGTTAACAAAGTCGCGTTAGATTTGACGAAACTAGCG GAGAACAAGGAAGAAGCAGCTATTCCAGACTCAATTCCTGCACACCAGCAATGCAATACAAAACGAGGCGGATTCAGGGCGGCCtcatttgtttttg TCCTGACAGGGCTGGAGAACATGGGGTTTGTAGCGAATATGGCAAGTTTGGTAATCTATTTCATGGCAGTCATGTTCTTTGATCTATCCGGGGCTGCAACCACCCTTACAAACTTTATGGGTTCAACGTTTTTACTCGCACTCTTGGGTGGATTCATCTCTGACACTTTCTTGACTAGATTTTCTACTTGTCTTCTCTTTGGTTTAATTGAATTACTG GGGTTGATGGTGATGACGTTCCAAGCACATTACCGTAAGTTGCAGCCAAAGCCATGTCTAGATCATCCGTGTATCAAAGGAAATTCATCTCTAATGTTCTACGCATCTCTATGCTTGTATGCATTAGGTGCCGGTGGAGTGAGAGGTGCACTTCCTGCACTAGGCGGCGATCAATTTGATCCGAAcgatccaaaagaaaagaaatcattaGCCACTTATTTTAACTGGCTGATACTTAGTGTCACAGTTGGTGCAAGTTTTGGGGTCACATTTATAGTAGATGTTAGCACCAAAAAGAGTTGGGCCTTGGGTTTCTTGCTTTGCTTGGTCACAGCTTTAGCAGGATTCGTTGTTGTCGCGGCCGGGAAGCCTTTCTACCGCATTCAGAAATTTGGAGACAGCCCCATCATAAGAATAACTCAG GTTATAGTTATTGCAACCCGAAACCGGAGTTTGCCGCTCACTAGCGATGCTAATGAACTTCACGAAATCAACACCAAAGAAACCGCTTTCAACGACGAAAAAATTCCGCATACAAACCAGTTTAG ATGTTTAGACAAAGCTGCAATTCCACCAAAAGATTCAGATATAATCTCAAATCCATGGAGGGTCTGCACAGTTACGCAAGTAGAAGAAGTCAAGATCTTAGCAAGAATGTTGCCGATTCTAGCCAGTACTATCATAATGAACACATGTTTAGCCCAGTTGCAAACAATTTCAGTACAGCAAGGTATAATTATGGATCTTCATCTCGGTTCTTTCGTAGTGCCTGCACCATCAATCCCAGTAATCCCATTAGTTTTCATGTCAATTCTCATACCactttacgagttcattttcgtACCATTTGCTCGAAAAATCACTAAACACCCGTCTGGAATAACTCAACTGCAACGGGTAGGAGTTGGACTAGTTCTTTCAGCTGTTTCCATGGCTGTAGCTGCTATAGTAGAAGTAAAGAGAAGAAACCAAGCCATCCATAACCCGCTGAAACCGATTAGTCTCTTTTGGCTTTCATTTCAGTATGGAATTTTCGGTATCGCGGACATGTTTACATTAGTTGGTTTATTGGAGTTTTTCTACAAGGAAGCTCCTGCGGGTATGCGGTCACTGTCTACCTCGTTTACGTGGTTGTCGCTTTCGATTGGGTATTTTCTTAGTAGTGTTCTTGTTGAGATCATAAACGCTGTGACTAAACATTTTACGAAAAGGAAAGAAGGATGGTTGTTCGGGCTTGATTTAAACAAGTGTAATGCAGACCTGTTTTATTGGTTCTTGGCTATCTTAAGTTGTCTTAATTTCGCAAGCTATCTATACTGGTCCTCTTGGTACAAGTACAAAACAGTTGATGGTTCTGTTGCTGATGCTGATACAACTTTGTTCGAACCCAAAGTTGTCGAGGATTCGAAAAATGGGTCGTCAGAACTTAACAAGGAAAAGCCTAATGCTACTGCTGAGGATTTTGAAGCTAAGAAAGCAAATGGTGTTACTTCTGGTTCTAACACCGCGAGTACTGTCAAGGACAAAGAAGATAAACACGACAAGTAG